Proteins from a single region of Pyrus communis chromosome 6, drPyrComm1.1, whole genome shotgun sequence:
- the LOC137736837 gene encoding phytanoyl-CoA dioxygenase-like isoform X1: MDQLLQDFDCSSTASIFSTTNQQKSTDNYFYDSVDKISFFFEEKAFGSDGELRQPKKLSINKVGHALHELDPVFKGFTFSEKVSGLFISLGYRRPIVIQSMYIFKQPGIGGEVVPHQDNSFLYTDPPTCTGLWLALEDATITNGCLWAIPGSQKNGLMRRFIRGEDGVTFDRPSPEYDQKDFVPIEVKAGSLVVIHGDLIHQSFENQSSKSRHAYSLHVVDTDGCRWSQDNWIRRKVEPEPLYVSSSDLKLDL; this comes from the exons ATGGACCAATTGCTCCAGGACTTTGACTGCTCTTCCACCGCCTCTATTTTCTCCACCACCAACCag CAGAAGTCTACTGACAATTACTTCTATGATAGCGTTGACAAAATTTCGTTTTTCTTCGAAG AGAAAGCTTTTGGGAGTGATGGAGAACTGCGACAGCCGAAGAAACTTTCGATTAACAAAGTTGGCCATG CATTACATGAGCTCGATCCAGTATTTAAAGGGTTCACCTTTTCTGAGAAAGTTTCAGGCTTGTTCATCTCCTTGGGTTACAGAAGGCCCATTGTCATTCAGTCTATGTACATTTTCAAG CAACCAGGAATCGGAGGTGAGGTAGTGCCGCATCAGGATAACTCATTTCTTTATACCGATCCACCAACTTGCACGGGGCTGTGGCTGGCTTTAGAAGATGCAACAATAACGAATGGCTGCCTATGGGCTATTCCTGGATCGCAAAAGA ATGGGCTAATGAGACGGTTCATTAGAGGTGAAGACGGTGTGACCTTTGATCGGCCTTCCCCCGAGTATGATCAAAAGGATTTTGTTCCCATCGAAGTGAAAGCTGGGTCTTTAGTTGTTATTCACGGTGATCTTATTCATCAAAG TTTCGAAAATCAGTCCTCAAAATCCAGGCACGCGTACAGCTTGCACGTGGTGGATACCGATGGCTGCAGATGGTCTCAAGATAACTG GATCAGGAGAAAAGTGGAGCCAGAGCCTCTGTACGTATCCTCTTCTGACCTAAAACTTGATCTCTAG
- the LOC137736837 gene encoding phytanoyl-CoA dioxygenase-like isoform X2 yields MDQLLQDFDCSSTASIFSTTNQKSTDNYFYDSVDKISFFFEEKAFGSDGELRQPKKLSINKVGHALHELDPVFKGFTFSEKVSGLFISLGYRRPIVIQSMYIFKQPGIGGEVVPHQDNSFLYTDPPTCTGLWLALEDATITNGCLWAIPGSQKNGLMRRFIRGEDGVTFDRPSPEYDQKDFVPIEVKAGSLVVIHGDLIHQSFENQSSKSRHAYSLHVVDTDGCRWSQDNWIRRKVEPEPLYVSSSDLKLDL; encoded by the exons ATGGACCAATTGCTCCAGGACTTTGACTGCTCTTCCACCGCCTCTATTTTCTCCACCACCAACCag AAGTCTACTGACAATTACTTCTATGATAGCGTTGACAAAATTTCGTTTTTCTTCGAAG AGAAAGCTTTTGGGAGTGATGGAGAACTGCGACAGCCGAAGAAACTTTCGATTAACAAAGTTGGCCATG CATTACATGAGCTCGATCCAGTATTTAAAGGGTTCACCTTTTCTGAGAAAGTTTCAGGCTTGTTCATCTCCTTGGGTTACAGAAGGCCCATTGTCATTCAGTCTATGTACATTTTCAAG CAACCAGGAATCGGAGGTGAGGTAGTGCCGCATCAGGATAACTCATTTCTTTATACCGATCCACCAACTTGCACGGGGCTGTGGCTGGCTTTAGAAGATGCAACAATAACGAATGGCTGCCTATGGGCTATTCCTGGATCGCAAAAGA ATGGGCTAATGAGACGGTTCATTAGAGGTGAAGACGGTGTGACCTTTGATCGGCCTTCCCCCGAGTATGATCAAAAGGATTTTGTTCCCATCGAAGTGAAAGCTGGGTCTTTAGTTGTTATTCACGGTGATCTTATTCATCAAAG TTTCGAAAATCAGTCCTCAAAATCCAGGCACGCGTACAGCTTGCACGTGGTGGATACCGATGGCTGCAGATGGTCTCAAGATAACTG GATCAGGAGAAAAGTGGAGCCAGAGCCTCTGTACGTATCCTCTTCTGACCTAAAACTTGATCTCTAG
- the LOC137736838 gene encoding uncharacterized protein isoform X1, giving the protein MLVSCLLCNYWVSFGFICFLEKISGALLSSILARSQHASSNTCQQVIAGNMSPKSTLNSSRALQGMHGVHVVSSSRFESEETTQNDLSHSTCGTSPIGANQQLFMQRVWQQRPPCLKPIQGCCIQGDQSVAETFVNVLTSLPFIVLGIHAPRKNLNTKLYANSLIGVGVASSLYHSSRGKLRKYLRWADYTMIATTTVCLSRALRNENPKLLTAASALFLPFQPLMVSAVHTGLMEVAFAKRALKDPELRNAHYVHKMSSLLGGVLFIADDMFPQTPFLHAAWHLAAAVGVGTCNKLLE; this is encoded by the exons ATGTTGGTGTCTTGCTTGCTTTGTAATTATTGggtttcttttggttttatttgcTTTCTGGAGAAAATCAG TGGTGCACTTTTAAGCAGTATATTGGCTCGTAGCCAGCACGCTTCTTCCAACACTTGCCAGCAAGTGATTGCTGGCAATATGAGTCCCAAAAGTACATTGAACTCGAGCAGAGCCCTACAGGGCATGCATGGGGTGCATGTGGTGTCCAGTTCTCGGTTTGAATCAGaagagactactcaaaatgacCTTTCTCACTCAACTTGTGGAACCTCACCTATTGGAGCAAATCAGCAGCTTTTTATGCA GCGAGTGTGGCAGCAAAGACCGCCATGCTTGAAGCCCATCCAGGGCTGCTGCATTCAAG GTGATCAGAGTGTTGCAGAAACATTCGTGAATGTGCTCACTTCACTTCCTTTTATAGTTCTTGGAATCCATGCCCCAAG GAAGAATCTAAATACCAAGCTATATGCTAATTCATTAATCGGAGTTGGAGTCGCCTCAAGTTTATATCATTCTTCAAGAGGAAAACTAAGGAAATATTTAAGATGGGCCGACTATACGATGATAGCCACAACAACAGTA TGTCTATCAAGAGCCCTCAGAAATGAAAACCCAAAGCTGCTGACGGCAGCTTCTGCATTATTTTTACCTTTCCAGCCTCTGATGGTTTCTGCCGTTCACACGGGATTAATGGAG GTAGCATTCGCCAAGAGAGCATTGAAAGATCCAGAGCTAAGAAATGCCCACTATGTACATAAGATGTCATCACTATTGGGAGGTGTCTTGTTCATTGCCGATGACATGTTTCCTCAGACTCCGTTCCTTCATGCTGCGTGGCACCTTGCTGCAGCCGTCGGTGTTGGCACCTGCAATAAGCTTCTGGAGTAG
- the LOC137736838 gene encoding uncharacterized protein isoform X2 gives MSPKSTLNSSRALQGMHGVHVVSSSRFESEETTQNDLSHSTCGTSPIGANQQLFMQRVWQQRPPCLKPIQGCCIQGDQSVAETFVNVLTSLPFIVLGIHAPRKNLNTKLYANSLIGVGVASSLYHSSRGKLRKYLRWADYTMIATTTVCLSRALRNENPKLLTAASALFLPFQPLMVSAVHTGLMEVAFAKRALKDPELRNAHYVHKMSSLLGGVLFIADDMFPQTPFLHAAWHLAAAVGVGTCNKLLE, from the exons ATGAGTCCCAAAAGTACATTGAACTCGAGCAGAGCCCTACAGGGCATGCATGGGGTGCATGTGGTGTCCAGTTCTCGGTTTGAATCAGaagagactactcaaaatgacCTTTCTCACTCAACTTGTGGAACCTCACCTATTGGAGCAAATCAGCAGCTTTTTATGCA GCGAGTGTGGCAGCAAAGACCGCCATGCTTGAAGCCCATCCAGGGCTGCTGCATTCAAG GTGATCAGAGTGTTGCAGAAACATTCGTGAATGTGCTCACTTCACTTCCTTTTATAGTTCTTGGAATCCATGCCCCAAG GAAGAATCTAAATACCAAGCTATATGCTAATTCATTAATCGGAGTTGGAGTCGCCTCAAGTTTATATCATTCTTCAAGAGGAAAACTAAGGAAATATTTAAGATGGGCCGACTATACGATGATAGCCACAACAACAGTA TGTCTATCAAGAGCCCTCAGAAATGAAAACCCAAAGCTGCTGACGGCAGCTTCTGCATTATTTTTACCTTTCCAGCCTCTGATGGTTTCTGCCGTTCACACGGGATTAATGGAG GTAGCATTCGCCAAGAGAGCATTGAAAGATCCAGAGCTAAGAAATGCCCACTATGTACATAAGATGTCATCACTATTGGGAGGTGTCTTGTTCATTGCCGATGACATGTTTCCTCAGACTCCGTTCCTTCATGCTGCGTGGCACCTTGCTGCAGCCGTCGGTGTTGGCACCTGCAATAAGCTTCTGGAGTAG